In Methanoculleus sp. SDB, one DNA window encodes the following:
- a CDS encoding tetrahydromethanopterin S-methyltransferase subunit A: AGICAAGAAITGSCKTENLGLEKVIANVISNPNIRFVITCGTEVKGHLSGESFIALHANGVEGGKIVGTKGAIPFIENLSADAIARFQEQVEIVDIMPSEDMGAISAKISELVGKDPGAFDADPMVVEVKEEGAGGGAAMAAGANPQFLEIERRLDAIEEKIEFANAEIAQRSGRKIGRDIGILYGLVAGLVVFMMILTLYGKLMTFILGA; this comes from the coding sequence GCAGGCATCTGCGCAGCAGGAGCCGCAATTACGGGTTCCTGCAAGACCGAGAACCTTGGTCTTGAGAAGGTCATCGCAAACGTCATCTCCAACCCGAACATCCGGTTCGTGATCACCTGCGGTACTGAAGTCAAGGGCCACCTGAGCGGTGAGAGTTTCATCGCGCTGCATGCAAACGGCGTGGAAGGCGGCAAGATCGTCGGCACGAAGGGAGCCATTCCGTTCATCGAGAACCTCTCTGCCGATGCGATTGCACGGTTCCAGGAGCAGGTCGAGATCGTCGACATCATGCCAAGCGAGGATATGGGTGCGATCTCCGCCAAGATATCCGAACTTGTCGGAAAAGACCCCGGCGCCTTTGACGCCGATCCGATGGTCGTCGAAGTGAAGGAAGAGGGTGCCGGCGGAGGCGCCGCAATGGCGGCCGGTGCGAACCCGCAGTTCCTTGAGATCGAACGGCGTCTCGACGCGATTGAAGAAAAGATTGAATTCGCCAATGCCGAAATCGCACAGCGCTCCGGCCGGAAGATCGGGCGCGATATCGGTATTCTCTACGGATTGGTGGCAGGGTTAGTAGTTTTCATGATGATCCTGACATTATACGGAAAATTGATGACCTTCATTTTGGGGGCTTGA
- a CDS encoding tetrahydromethanopterin S-methyltransferase subunit H (Part of a complex that catalyzes the formation of methyl-coenzyme M and tetrahydromethanopterin from coenzyme M and methyl-tetrahydromethanopterin. This is an energy-conserving, sodium-ion translocating step. MtrH catalyzes the transfer of the methyl group from methyl-tetrahydromethanopterin to the corrinoid prosthetic group of mtrA), whose translation MFKFEKEQTVHDFNGTMLGGQPGEYPTVLGASIFYNKHECVLDDEKGIIDKDRAETLWNRCQELSDETGIKHFIQIISESAEAFESYFSWFDSIDNKTAFLMDSSFPPALAHACKYVTEVGLADRAIYNSINGSITPENMQALKESDVNAAIVLAFNPGDPTVVGREKVLVEGGVAGQEKSMLGIAEECGITRPILDTAATPLGLGSGGAYREILACKAIHGLPTGGAYHNMTVSWTWLKRWKGTKKNPSNLAKGYEGKALLLEQMSHHHLGGMDGIIQAAWSAPDIGCNMIASTLGADLIMYGPIENCEAIMTAQAYTDIVLAEASREFGLEIKSEEHPFFKLV comes from the coding sequence ATGTTCAAATTCGAGAAAGAACAGACGGTACACGATTTCAACGGTACCATGCTTGGCGGACAGCCCGGAGAGTACCCGACGGTGCTCGGTGCGTCCATCTTCTATAACAAGCATGAATGTGTGCTGGACGATGAAAAGGGTATTATTGACAAGGACCGTGCGGAAACTCTCTGGAACCGCTGTCAGGAACTGTCTGACGAGACCGGCATCAAACACTTCATTCAGATCATCTCTGAATCTGCAGAAGCGTTTGAGAGCTATTTCTCATGGTTTGACAGCATCGACAACAAGACGGCATTCCTGATGGACTCGTCGTTCCCGCCGGCACTGGCACACGCATGCAAGTACGTGACCGAAGTCGGCCTTGCGGACCGTGCGATCTACAACTCGATCAACGGGTCCATCACGCCCGAGAACATGCAGGCGCTGAAAGAGAGCGACGTAAACGCCGCGATCGTGCTTGCCTTCAACCCGGGCGACCCGACAGTGGTCGGCCGTGAGAAGGTGCTCGTCGAGGGCGGTGTCGCCGGCCAGGAGAAGAGCATGCTCGGCATTGCCGAGGAGTGCGGGATTACCCGCCCCATCCTTGACACGGCCGCAACTCCGCTCGGGCTCGGATCCGGCGGTGCATACCGTGAGATCCTCGCCTGCAAGGCAATCCACGGCCTGCCCACCGGCGGTGCCTACCACAACATGACGGTTTCCTGGACGTGGCTCAAGCGCTGGAAGGGTACGAAAAAGAACCCCTCAAATCTTGCAAAAGGCTACGAGGGCAAAGCGCTCCTTCTTGAGCAGATGTCGCACCACCACCTCGGTGGCATGGACGGCATCATTCAGGCGGCATGGTCCGCCCCCGACATCGGCTGCAACATGATCGCGAGCACCCTCGGTGCCGACCTGATCATGTACGGCCCTATCGAGAACTGCGAAGCAATCATGACCGCCCAGGCATACACGGATATCGTGCTTGCCGAGGCATCGCGTGAGTTTGGCCTCGAGATCAAGTCCGAAGAACACCCGTTCTTCAAACTGGTCTAA
- a CDS encoding nicotinate-nucleotide pyrophosphorylase (catalyzes the formation of pyridine-2,3-dicarboxylate and 5-phospho-alpha-D-ribose 1-diphosphate from nictinate D-ribonucleotide), translating into MIPIETLVGFVREDAPQGDCTSEAVVPDTPCQAAVRAKSKGLIAGISESEALFAYFGVRTISRAKDGTWVHEGDIVMELDGSAHAILLVERTALNLIGRMSGIASATRAAVEAVRAEHPRIRIAGTRKTCPGLRAFDKKAIMLGGGDPHRSSLSDQILIKDNHLTLVSLTEAIARARAWSAYKKIEVEVETPEDAVAAAGAGADIVMLDNMDEDAIREAIDALVNRGLRDRITIELSGGIEPGRLAALAALDVDVISMGALTHTVRNFDVSLELRCSLKTVSL; encoded by the coding sequence ATGATTCCCATTGAAACGCTGGTCGGATTTGTCAGGGAGGATGCCCCGCAGGGAGACTGTACGTCCGAGGCGGTGGTTCCGGACACGCCGTGCCAGGCTGCCGTGCGTGCGAAGTCAAAGGGCCTCATTGCCGGAATTTCCGAATCCGAAGCCTTGTTTGCCTATTTTGGAGTGCGGACGATCTCCCGGGCAAAGGACGGCACCTGGGTGCACGAGGGCGACATCGTGATGGAACTTGACGGAAGTGCGCATGCCATCCTCCTCGTGGAACGGACCGCACTGAACCTGATCGGGCGGATGAGCGGGATCGCCTCCGCCACCCGCGCCGCCGTGGAGGCCGTCCGGGCTGAACATCCACGGATCCGGATTGCGGGAACACGAAAGACCTGCCCGGGTCTGCGCGCATTCGACAAAAAGGCGATCATGCTGGGCGGAGGGGACCCGCATCGGTCATCACTCTCCGATCAGATTCTCATCAAGGATAATCACCTCACCCTCGTGTCTCTCACGGAAGCCATAGCACGGGCGCGTGCATGGAGTGCGTATAAAAAAATTGAGGTAGAGGTCGAAACGCCGGAAGACGCCGTTGCCGCGGCAGGGGCAGGGGCGGACATCGTCATGCTCGACAATATGGACGAAGACGCCATCCGTGAGGCTATTGACGCGCTCGTGAACCGGGGGCTCCGGGACAGAATCACCATCGAACTCTCGGGCGGGATCGAACCCGGGAGGCTTGCAGCCCTTGCAGCACTTGACGTGGATGTGATCAGCATGGGGGCGCTCACGCACACCGTCCGGAATTTTGACGTCTCCCTCGAACTCCGGTGTTCCCTGAAGACCGTTTCCCTCTGA
- a CDS encoding quinolinate synthase A, producing the protein MNEKIATLKKAKNAVILAHNYQLPEVQDVADFTGDSLELAVRAKETTADLIVFCGVLFMAETAKILNPSRKVIMPVPDAGCPLADQLTPGMILAAKAKHPEAAVVLYVNSTAACKAFADIVCTSANAVGVVESLPHDTILFGPDSNLAGYVQRNLPDKTIIPLPPGGHCYVHAEFTPGDVGEARRRGGRIICHPECPAEIQAAADVIASTGGMVREAPSAPIWNVFTEKEMAWRLKKLYPDRTFYAKDGAVCHDMKKTTLADVIRALETEQYEVTLPADIMERARGAIERMIALPG; encoded by the coding sequence ATGAACGAAAAGATAGCCACCCTGAAAAAAGCGAAAAATGCGGTGATCCTGGCTCATAATTATCAGTTGCCGGAAGTTCAGGACGTGGCGGACTTTACGGGCGACAGCCTTGAGCTCGCGGTGCGGGCGAAAGAGACGACCGCGGATCTAATCGTCTTCTGCGGTGTCCTTTTTATGGCGGAAACCGCCAAAATACTCAATCCTTCCCGGAAAGTGATCATGCCGGTCCCCGATGCCGGATGCCCGCTCGCTGATCAACTCACTCCCGGGATGATCCTTGCAGCGAAGGCAAAACATCCGGAGGCGGCGGTCGTGCTCTATGTGAACAGTACGGCGGCCTGCAAGGCGTTTGCCGACATCGTCTGCACATCCGCAAACGCGGTCGGTGTCGTGGAATCGCTCCCCCATGACACCATCCTCTTCGGACCGGATTCAAACCTGGCGGGGTATGTCCAGCGAAACCTGCCGGATAAAACCATCATCCCCCTTCCTCCCGGCGGCCACTGCTATGTCCATGCCGAATTCACACCGGGGGACGTAGGGGAGGCACGGCGGCGCGGGGGGCGGATAATCTGTCATCCCGAGTGCCCCGCGGAGATCCAGGCGGCGGCGGACGTCATCGCCTCGACGGGCGGCATGGTCAGGGAGGCGCCGTCTGCCCCGATATGGAACGTCTTTACGGAAAAGGAGATGGCATGGCGCTTGAAAAAACTCTACCCCGATCGCACGTTTTATGCAAAGGACGGCGCTGTCTGCCACGACATGAAAAAGACCACCCTCGCCGATGTGATCAGGGCTCTTGAAACGGAACAATATGAAGTTACGCTTCCCGCTGATATCATGGAGCGTGCCCGGGGAGCGATTGAACGCATGATTGCTCTGCCCGGGTAA
- a CDS encoding aspartate dehydrogenase gives MIRIGLLGCGNVGHVIARHTEIVPVAAVYDTVESRANEIGEMCGASVYHDFPAFIEGDFDLVVEAASVEAVRRYAGEVLVHGKDLVILSVGALADPEFKQQLSETARRAGRRIYIPSGAIIGLDNLKIGQIAEIRNLVLRTTKSPASLGIEAHRKMLVFKGTAYDCIRHFPKNINVAVALELAAGREADVELWVDPDIDRNMHEVIAEGEFGEIHITVKNTPSPDNPATSYLAALSVLTLLKNLDNPIVIGT, from the coding sequence ATGATCAGAATCGGCCTCTTGGGGTGTGGGAATGTCGGTCACGTCATCGCCAGGCATACCGAAATTGTTCCGGTCGCCGCTGTCTATGATACGGTGGAATCACGGGCGAATGAAATCGGAGAGATGTGCGGTGCTTCCGTATACCATGACTTTCCCGCATTTATCGAGGGAGATTTTGATCTGGTCGTCGAGGCTGCGTCGGTGGAAGCCGTGCGGCGGTATGCCGGCGAAGTGCTGGTGCACGGAAAGGATCTTGTGATCCTCAGTGTCGGTGCGCTTGCAGATCCGGAATTCAAACAGCAGCTTTCCGAGACGGCCCGGCGGGCGGGACGCAGGATTTACATCCCGAGCGGTGCGATTATCGGCCTTGACAACCTCAAAATCGGACAGATCGCCGAGATCAGGAATCTTGTTCTGAGAACGACGAAAAGCCCGGCCTCACTCGGCATCGAGGCACATCGAAAGATGCTCGTCTTCAAGGGCACGGCGTACGACTGCATACGCCATTTTCCCAAGAATATCAACGTCGCCGTCGCCCTCGAGCTTGCGGCAGGACGGGAAGCAGATGTGGAGCTCTGGGTGGATCCCGATATCGACAGGAACATGCACGAAGTAATTGCCGAGGGCGAATTCGGGGAGATTCATATCACGGTCAAAAACACCCCGAGCCCTGACAACCCGGCGACCAGTTATCTTGCCGCACTTTCTGTCCTGACACTTTTAAAGAATCTGGACAACCCGATCGTGATAGGAACCTGA